A single window of Ferviditalea candida DNA harbors:
- a CDS encoding class I SAM-dependent methyltransferase yields the protein MSEHYFSQTPSVRHDRRRMEVRLRGRSFEFVTDSGVFSKEGIDFGSRLLIETMVIPEDAAILDVGCGYGPIGITAAYLAAKGKATLIDINERAVQLAQENAALNGIHNVEAMQSDLFDKVRSEKFTHILTNPPIRAGKGIVHAIFEQASEHLLPQGELWVVIQKKQGAPSAFKKLESIFPSVEEVSKDKGYRIFRATRTF from the coding sequence ATGTCGGAACATTATTTCAGTCAAACGCCGTCTGTCCGGCATGACCGCCGGAGGATGGAAGTTCGGCTTCGCGGCAGAAGCTTCGAGTTTGTGACCGATAGCGGAGTTTTTTCCAAAGAGGGTATAGATTTTGGCAGCAGATTGCTGATCGAGACTATGGTGATTCCCGAGGACGCGGCGATTTTGGATGTCGGCTGCGGCTACGGTCCGATCGGAATTACGGCCGCTTATCTGGCCGCGAAGGGAAAGGCGACGCTGATAGATATTAACGAGCGAGCGGTACAACTTGCACAGGAAAACGCGGCACTGAACGGCATTCACAATGTAGAGGCGATGCAGAGCGATTTGTTCGATAAAGTAAGGAGCGAGAAATTTACGCATATCTTGACCAATCCGCCGATCCGCGCGGGAAAAGGCATTGTGCACGCAATATTTGAACAAGCTTCCGAGCATTTGCTTCCTCAGGGGGAGCTGTGGGTCGTAATTCAGAAGAAGCAAGGGGCTCCATCCGCATTCAAGAAATTGGAATCTATCTTTCCAAGCGTGGAAGAAGTGAGCAAAGACAAAGGGTATCGTATCTTCAGGGCGACACGAACGTTTTGA
- the rplL gene encoding 50S ribosomal protein L7/L12: MSKEQIIEAIKSMTVLELNDLVKAIEEEFGVTAAAPVAVMAGGAAAAEVEEQTEFDVILTNAGASKINVIKVVREITGLGLKEAKEVVDNAPKPIKEKVAKEEADSIKAKLEEAGATVEVK; the protein is encoded by the coding sequence ATGAGCAAAGAGCAAATTATTGAAGCGATTAAATCGATGACCGTGTTGGAATTGAACGACCTGGTAAAAGCTATCGAAGAGGAATTCGGCGTAACCGCCGCAGCTCCTGTGGCCGTTATGGCAGGCGGAGCCGCTGCTGCCGAAGTGGAAGAGCAAACTGAATTCGATGTTATCCTGACGAACGCTGGCGCATCCAAAATCAACGTTATCAAAGTCGTTCGCGAAATTACGGGCCTGGGTCTGAAAGAAGCGAAAGAAGTCGTTGACAATGCTCCGAAACCGATCAAAGAAAAAGTGGCCAAAGAAGAAGCCGATTCTATCAAAGCAAAGCTGGAAGAAGCCGGGGCAACTGTCGAAGTCAAATAA
- the rplJ gene encoding 50S ribosomal protein L10 has protein sequence MANENVIREKELLVSEVSTKLRENSSTVLTDYRGLNVAQVTELRKTLREAGVEFRVLKNSLVRRATEATQFTELDVHLSGPTAFAFSKEDAIAPAKILSEFAKKNENLKLKGGIVEGKVVDADQIRALAALPPREGLLSMLLSVLQAPVRNFALAVKAVADQKEGGAQEA, from the coding sequence TTGGCTAATGAAAATGTGATTCGCGAGAAAGAACTGCTGGTCAGCGAAGTGTCGACCAAGCTGCGGGAGAATTCCAGCACTGTGCTGACCGACTATCGCGGTTTGAATGTTGCTCAAGTGACAGAACTTCGCAAGACCCTGAGGGAAGCTGGGGTCGAGTTCAGGGTTCTGAAAAATTCACTGGTTCGCAGAGCCACTGAAGCAACTCAGTTTACAGAACTGGATGTTCATTTGAGCGGCCCGACCGCTTTTGCTTTCAGTAAGGAAGATGCGATTGCCCCGGCAAAAATCTTGTCCGAGTTCGCGAAAAAGAATGAAAACCTGAAGCTGAAAGGCGGAATAGTGGAAGGCAAAGTGGTCGACGCTGATCAAATCAGAGCGTTGGCGGCGCTTCCTCCGAGAGAAGGCTTGCTGTCCATGCTGCTCAGCGTGCTCCAGGCTCCGGTACGCAACTTTGCACTTGCCGTCAAGGCGGTTGCCGATCAAAAGGAAGGCGGAGCACAGGAAGCTTAG